In Sphingopyxis macrogoltabida, the sequence TCGCGCGAATGGCCGACGACACGAATGTCGCCGGAGAAAACGCCGTGCAGGCCGGTCGGCGGGCCGTCTTGTTCGAACAGCGCCGCGCCGGGCGCGATCGTGCGCACGCTGCTCGCTTTGAAAACGGCCTGACGCACCGCTTCGGGCAGGGTCGCAAGCCAGCCGCCGCTGCGCAGCATCGCTTCGAATACAGCGGCTTTGTTCACCATCGAACCAATTGTCTCCCCAGGAACAGTCGCCGGCGATGCTGCCATGTAGCGCCATACAAGCACAAGTCGATGACCCGAAGCGCGCGGACGCATCAGGCATCCCGGTTCGCAGGAGGCCGTCCGTGCAGCATCAAGGGGGATAAGATGAACCGACCGAACCGCAACCTGTTTGCCGCCCTGTCAGGGATTTCCTGGCTGGCGCTTTGCCCGCCTGTCATGGCACAGCAGAACGAGGCGCCCGCCACGGCCGTGTCGGAAGAGGATGGCTCCGCCCCGGGTGACATCGTGGTCATGGCGCGAAAGCGGGAAGAGCGGCTTCAGGATGTGCCGCTGTCCATATCGGCAATTTCCGGCGACACTGTGGCCAATGAGCGGTTGTTCCGCATCAGCGACTATGCTGGAAAAATACCGAACTTCTCCGCGCTTCAGCAAAATACACGTACGTCCGGCCTCTATATCCGGGGCGTGGGCGGCAACGCCAACAATGACGGCGCGGAACCGGGCGTCGGGCTCATCGTCGACAATGTCTTCTTCACCCATGTGGGCTTCAGCTGGCTGGACTTCGTCGATCTCGATCATGTCGAGCTGGTGCGCGGGCCGCAGGGAACGCTGCTTGGCAAAAACACGACCATCGGTGCGCTGGTCGTTACCACCAAGAAGCCCAGCTTCGATCCGGGCCTTGAGCTGGAAGGCACGGTCGCCAACCGCAATCGCTATGAAATCCGGGCCAATGCGACAGGGCCGATTGCAGGCGACACGCTGGCCTACCGGGTCACTTTCTATAACACGAAGGGGGATGGCTGGGCCCGCAACGCATATAATGGCCGCAAGCTGCTGGACCTCAACCGCTGGGCGGTGCGCGGCCAATTGCTGTTCGAAAATGGCAACGTGACCAATCGGGTCATCGCCGAACATTATGAAACGTCGGAATATAACAACTTCTATTCGCCCTTCGCCGACGTCAATACGCTGAATGACGGCACCGTCCGCAATGGCTGGGAGCGGAAGATGCGGACCCTGTTCGGTTATGACCCGAACTATGATTTCCCCAACAATGCCAATTCCGATCAGCTCGGCCTGATGAAATCGAAGACCAACGGTCTGTCGAACCAGCTCGATGTGGAAATCGGCGATCATACGCTGACCTCGGTCTCGGCCTGGCGGGACTATAGCTATCGGCCCGATCATGACTCGGACCTGTCGCCCTTCTCGATCCTGAAGGCGGGGTTCGACCTCGACGTATCGCAGCTGTCGCAGGAAATCCGCCTGGCCTCGCCCACCGGCGGCGCGTTCGATTATCAGGTCGGCGGTTATTTTCTGCGCGAGAAGATCGACAGCAACAACCGCTCGCGGTTCCAGAAGGACGCGACCACCTATTTTCTCAGCCCGCTTTTACCGGCGTCGGTGCTCGACGGCGTGGAATATGACCAGTTCGGCCGCGCCAGGATCACCAGTTACGCCGCGTTCGGCCAGGCGAGTTGGCACGTCACCGATCGCGCGACGCTGACCGGCGGCCTGCGCTACACCATCGAGACCAAGGAAGCCTCCAATACGGGCAGCAGCTTCGGCGGAGAGACGCTCCCCGCCGGGCTGGAACCCTACCGCGCCGCGCTGGTCAGTGCTTTTGGCGGTCCTTTCCTTGTCGAAGGCAAACGGACCTACCGCTCCTTCTCCTGGCTGATCAATCCGTCCTACAAGCTGACCGACGATATTCTTGCTTATGCCTCGGTCAGCTATGGTGAAAAATCGGGTGCGGCCAATCTCTCTGCCCTGCCGGGCCGGCCGCTTTTGATCGATCCGGAAAAATCGACGGCCTATGAGATTGGTATCAAGACCAGCTTCGCCGATCGCCGCGGCACGTTCAACGTCGACCTCTACTGGAACGACATCAAGGATTATCAGGCGGGACAGATCGATCCGGACCGCCTCGCACTAGGCACCTATCTCGGCAATGCCGGCTCGGTTCGTATGCGGGGTGTGGAATTCGATGCGGCTTACCGCATCGATCGGCATTTCAACCTGTCGCTGAGCGGCGCCTATAACGATGCGATTTACAAATCCTATGCCAACGCGCCGGCACCGATCGAATATGGTTCCGGCATCCTCGACCTGTCCGGACAACGAACCGGCGCGCCGAAATGGTCGGGGCAAGCCAGCCTCAACTATGAAGCCCCGGTCACGTCGAACCTCAACATTTCGGCATTCGTGAACCAGAGCTATCGCAGCCGGACCAACCTCCTCAATCCGCTGTCCGTCTATGGCGAGCAGGAGGGATATGGGCTGACCAATGCCGGACTGGGCATCAAGGATCCCGACGATCGCTGGTCGGTGCAGATCTGGGGCCGCAACCTGCTCGACAAGATCTATGCCGTCGGCATCCAGTCGGCCAATCCCGTGGCACCCTTCTTCAAGATACCGGGCGATCGCCGCACGTTCGGCCTGACCGTGAAGGGGCGCTTCTGATTGGGTCTGACATAGACGTCACGATGGGTTTCGACCAGCATATGGTCATCTTTATCCCTTCACGCTCCGTCAAAAGCTTGGCGCGATCACCGCGACCTCACCTTGGTATGCGGCAGAAATGCGCCTCATGCCGGTCGTTGAGGCGGTCGCTGAACAGGGCCCGAAAGCAGACGATAGGGCGCCTGACCATCGATGACGTGCTTGTGCTTCGGGAGGCCGAGACATCCCGCGGCGATCTCGAGAGCCTACGTGCTACTGTGGTAAGGCCGTCCTGATTTATTGTCTGTGCAGCAAAGCTAATCGATCTTTTCGTTCCGCTTCCCACTTGATTTCAGACCAAAGCCAAAGTTCGTCGTCTCGAACAACGACACGCGCTTTGCCGGTGCCGGTAGGATCGAGGTGGGAAACCATATTGGAGGGCGCAACAAGCCGTCCGTTGTCTTCCACGCTTATGTGCAAGTATCGATCAAGTGCTGCGAGCGCCATGTCACTTTTTCCCGACGATGCCGCGTCGATGGCTTTCCTTACTAGTTGGACAACCTCGTTGCCGTGATCTTCCCATGCATCAAGCTTTGCTCTGCCATTCGGCTCTAACGTCGCAAGGAGGCCTTGGGCCGTCGCGCTTTCAAACCAGGTGAGCCGACGACGAACGGCTGCGGGCATCCCAAGACGTCCCTTCGATCCGAATTCGATCACTTCGGTCCACGTGTGCGGATACAGACCCGCAAATGGATTCCAGCTGGGAGGTCTGCCTTTCATGGGACGTTATGGGATAAAATAGGCTGCATTTGTCCACAGACTTATCATCGCGGTTATGCACCAATGCAATAGGGCAATTCATCGATATTTTCTTGTCCCGGTTCAATGACTCTGGCACAGCCTGCGAAGTATATGGGGAAAAATATGTCGCACGCTTGTCAGTACCGTTCATTCTCTCCCCAGCCGCAGAGTCGGACGGCGGCGGAAGATTATCTTTGCTGGTCGCGAATGCAGGCTGAAGCTGGGCAAATGCTCGACGCGATTATTGCGAGGAAGGAACGCGAGCGACGCGCGGGCGACGGTCTTTTCTTCTGGGGCGTCGGCAACGCACCGTCCCGCGCGATCAGCGCCCTCGCACGGATGCGGCTCCCGGTTCCGGTCATATTTTCAAAGATGAAATCTAAGCCCAAGGCCGTTGACGTCGCCCCAACCCGGACGGTGGTCTGGCGCCAATATATCGATGAAAACGGAATAGAGCGACCGCTACCAGAAAGTGCGCTCGTCACGAGCCGAGGAGATAGCGCGGGGGGCGCTAAGAACCGGCACTACGCACTTATGTGCTTCTCTGACGCGCCGTTGAAAGTACAGCGCGGCATACCTTTCGATCCCTCGGCGTTCAGAAATGCAGGTGGAGTTGGAGCTCCAATCGGCGCGTCGCAAGTGACCGCGCTGCTCCGCCAGGTCAACGAGCCCAACTCTTCAACGGACTATGAAGCCAATGTAATGGCATGGCTGACGGGTGGCTACTGGGTGAAACTTGCTGATCCGAGCGAGCTTACGCGAGATGTGATCGAGGAGATCGCCGAGTTTGAGGGCAACGAAGAGGAGTGGATCGCGCTCGCAACTCGTGTCCGGGGTTCCCCGAGCCAACGTCCAGTCTCACAAAGCAGCGAGAGGCTTTTGCTTTAATCGCTCTTCGACATCCCCGCGTGGTCGTGCTACCCGGCAAGTCCTTTGAATGGCTATGGGCGGAAATTGGACCTCGATAGTTCAAAACTTCGGCGCGGGCTTCGTGAAGCTGGCCTCAGCGATCAAGTAATCGACGCTGCCTGGCCTTCTTGGTGGCGCGACGAACTCGCCGCAGATCCGTCCGGGCGAGCAGAGTTGCGCTTTGCGCTTGCCAGAAAACTCGGCGTATCCCCCAAGGGTCTGCTGGGCGAACGTGTCGAGTTTGTTTGGAACGATGAGGCTAAATTCAAACATCTTTCCACTGAAGATGGAGCGCAGCGCGCGGCGCTGACGTCGTTTGGCGTGACAATTGGCCGAATGCTGGTTCGAGCGACGCCGAGGCCGGGAAGCTTGGAAGGTCTCGACGCATTCCTCATCCGGGAGGCCATGCTGACAAGCCAGCAGTTCGTCGATCTTGGCGGTCTTTTGGCTCTCTGTTGGGCAGTGGGGATCCCCGTCATTCACCTCAGGGTGTTTCCCCTCGAGGCGAAATCGATGCACGCGATGGTCGTGCGGGTCGACGATCGGTTTGCGATCCTGCTCGGCCGAGATGCAAGTTATCCAGCCCCAATCGCTTTTACCTTGGCACACGAGCTTGGACATGCCGTCCTCGGCCATCTGCGCGACGCCCCTGCCTTGGTAGATTTGAAGGATCCTGCGACAGTCGTTGAACCTGATGACCAAGAGAGCGAAGCTGATCAATTTGCGTTGTCTCTGCTGACAGGGCGACCCGATCCCGAGATCACAACAAGCCTTACAAGCTTTAATGCCCCTACTTTGGCGGATGCAGTAATTCGGGCGGCGCCCTCGTATCACATTGAGCCGGGTACCTTGGCGCTATGTGTCGCTCATCGTACCGGAGCTTGGCCAATGGCGATGTCTGCGCTGAAGTTCATTTACGGCCAACCCGGTCCGATCTGGAAAGACGTCAACGCATATGCAGGCACCCAGATCGACTGGGGTGAACTCGGGTCCGAAAGCGCAGAATATCTTCAGAATATTATGGATATTCGTGGCTGAGCCTGTCCTCCTAGACAATGACGTGGTTTTGAAGGCATGCGCCTACCAGAGCCACGCTGAAGCCTTGGCTAGGACAACGATCGATGAACTGCCACCTGGCATCCTGAAGATTGCAAGATACACGCTTCAGGCCGTAATCGCACGGGCCAGCAATCTCGTCGACCGCGAGTCTGCGGCTCGCGCTCTCGATATCTTTCTCAACGAAGCCATGCTTCTCGAGCCGTCTGACGGCGAGATCGAACTTGCTGCCGACCTTGAAGAAAGAGCCGCGGCGGCGTCATTGGAGTTCGATACCGGCGAGAGCCAGTTAGTCGCAATTATGATCTCGCGAGGCTGTCCTCTTCTGGTGACAGGAGATAAGCGCGCGATCATCGCGCTATCCGGGATTTTGCTCGCCGAGGCCCATGGCCGGGTGGCGTGTTTTGAGCAGTTCATGATGCTCCTGACCGCGATGATCCCTCATGACGAGCTTCGACGTCGCGTCTGTTCCGAGCCCGGAGCAGACAAGGCGATTGCAAACTGCTTCTCTTGTTCGGCTCCAGCCATCGGCCTCGAAGATATCCTTAATGGATTGCTGAGCTACAGCGAGCACCTTCGGGGGGCTTCTGGCGAGGTGTTGATCGCCGACGACCGCCTACTGGCGATAGTTTCGTAGAAACACCGCGTAAGGCTCCATCATTTCCGCAATCAAGTTGATTGGCCGCGCAGCCTTCCCAGCATCCTCGTTTGTCAGTTCCGGTTGAGGCAGAACCTCCAAGCACGCCTTGTCTACTCGGCCGTTCACATATCGGCTTCCGAGCCGTCCGCTACTTGGCCCGACCGGGACGACCGTCTGGTTCAGCGGCAGTATGAAATCGGCCATCTGCAAATCTTTGATCACCAAAGCGTATCGAGAGCCACGCACTTCGATAGCATCAGGAATGGGCGTCCAATTGAGACCGTCCACCGATGACTCCGCTGCACATAACGGCTCGGCGAAATGGTTGGATTCCATTTCTTCCATGACCAAATGGATTGGTTCTCGCCGCTCGGAATAGGTTCGCGCGAAAGGCTGCACCATTGTGCTCGGATGGCAGGTATTTCCGCCATAGCCCCAGAGAGTATGACCGACTTTCTCAATCTCCGCGCGTTTTCGGGCGATGATTTCCGCGAGACTCTCCTGTGCATGGGTACCGACTTTCATGAACAGCAGCGCCGCTCCGGGATGGATGATCTCGCTCATTTATTCTTCTCCAACAGCTCCAGAGCATATTCTTCCTCGGGAGCTTTACCATAGTCGGGCTTCTTCTTCTCCCTGACATAGTGCACCCACGGCTCTTGCGAGCGGCCATAGAAGTTCTTGAGTTTTTCTGGATCCGTAACGGCCTGGCTTGGCCGCAGTCTTTTGGCGTTGCCGGGCCGCGCACTAACGAAGAGGTTGCAGGATTTCAGATCGGGCGCGTCATCTAGATGATATTCATGCAATTTTCGTTGCATACGCGAAACGTAGAAGCCCGCTTGCGAGGCGTAGGCCTGCACATTGCCCAACACTTCCTTGGGCCAAGTAAGCTCGTCATCGTCGGCGATGACGATCATACCTTCGCCCTCGAAGTTTACCGCTTCGATTCCTCGCTGCACAAATACATTGACGCTTTCGCCGCCGTTCGACGCTCCCCACGGGGGATTGGTATAAAAGCAGTCGTATTTTCGGCGATCGGGAAAGGCGTCCAAGCAGTTATAGAGTTCCGCATCTAGGTTCTCGAGCCGTTCGCGATCGGCAAATCTTTTGACGGCCTGGACTGTACGCTCGTCGAAATCGTATACCGTGATCTTGCTCGGACCAAAATCCAGCACGTCACGCGCCTGAAGATAGGCCACACATACGCTTACAGCGTCGCCGTCACCTATGAACGCCAATCTTTTGCCGTTGGCCCACTCTGCGACAATCTCGCTCTGCATCACCATGTCACCGGTCTTCATGTGGATCTGATCGAATTCGCGCAACGGCCGCGGTCGATTTTGCACGACATCGGAAACCGCATTTACCGCCATCCTCAAATCAACTTGTTTCATTCGGACCCCTCCGAGGTTTTTACTCTGACAGTCGGATAGCCAGCTTATCAACTAGTGTCGTTTGATCGACGGCCGTGTCGAACATGTAGACTGGGCAACCTACTGCAATTCCGAATGTGCAGGCGACTGACGCTTGGGCGAAGCTATGCATCCTTGCCTCTTCGATCGATATCGATGGCCGACCGGCTGGGTCGCGTGCAATCCGTTCGACTGTGAGTTCTGGAGCCACATAAAACAACCAGATCTCAGTCGGGTGGAGGCTTTGAAACCGGTCGACGGAAAAGGCGGTTACGCGGAATCCATAATCCTCTTTTGTAACCGGATGGCTGTCGATTACAGTGTGTCCGCGAAGCCTGCTCGCTACGGTCCAGCTCAGCAGCTCATCGTCGAGCTCATCAATGTCGGATGGCTGCGCAACACTGGCAGAACGAGTCCGAAGTTCATCCTGATTGCGCAGGTCTGACCCGCGGTTTTTGAGGAAGTCTGTCAATCGACTGCCATATTCCCACACATTAATCCCAGGCACCTTCTCGCTAAGAAGCGCCATCGTTGAGCTCTTGCCGGAGGCTGGCGCGCCGGTGACATAGATAACTTTGTAGGAAGGCAAGCAACTTCCCCAATACGCCTGCAGGAATGTCGAGAAGGCGCGAAATCCGTGTCTTAGTCAAGAAGAGTTTGAAAAGTTACTCCAAGTTGGTGAGTTTTGTAGCGCTATATATTTGACCGTTGTGCCCTAGGGGTTAGCTCGATGAGCTTGGCTACCAGCATCATTTATCCGGCTTCAGTTGGCGGTGGCGCCTCCAGCGCGTCAAGAAAAGTTAGGACGCGCTCTTTTTCCCCCGAATTGACCGCGATCAAGGGGATGCCGAGGTCGGAGGCGTAGTCGTTCGCGAGCGACTTCGATCTTGCGCATTGACGCTTGAGTTCGGCTAGCGAGCGCTGCGGACGCTTGCGCTTGTCGGTCGTGCGCCGTGCCGCAATTTGTTCGGCCGGTACGTCGATCAATATGATCCCCGCAAGATCCAGCGATGCCATGACTTCGGCCGGTACGTCGATGAGCTCGCGGTCGTTGTCGATAAAACTGTGCGCTTCGAGCAGGACGGGCCTCTTCCATTGCCCGGCTCGGGCCTCGGCCAGCGCACCCGCTAATTCCGTTTGGTTCTCGCGGACATCGTCGCCCTCTGCGGTTCTCAACTTCTCGCCAGTGGTGTGGAATGAACGGCGCAGCAGGCCGCCGGCGCTCAGGCGCAAGTATTCCGGCCGCGCCCGAGCGATGCTGCGCCCGAGATAGCTTTTTCCCGATCCGGAGAGGCCAAGGATCGCAATCACCGGGCCCTTGATCACAGCGCGAATCCGAAATTCATGGATGGAAGGATATGATCCAATCGCGCCCGGTCAATTCGCGTGATCGATTGGGGCGCAGCCTTCAGAACGCCGGACCGGGTCATCTCGGCAAGGCCAATCGGCGGATCGAGATGGCGGATGAGCAGGAAATCGATAACCGCGACGCCGCCGGGCGACTCTTCCGCGATCGCGCGGAGATCCTGTTCCGAATAGACAGAGCGTCCGGCGGTGAACCGGATCAGTTCCTGTGCATCTTTCGCGCGCCGCAAATTCTCGACGACGCCGACCGTCGTCAGGGACTGCGAATTCAGGGCGGCTTCGTCCTTCGACTGGTAGAAGAAGATAACGTCGCCGGCGCGCAGGGACGCAATCTTCGAGCGACAGACATAGACCTTGCGGATGGTGTTTCCTGGCACCCTTCCTGCGTCGCGATCGTCGCGGCTCTCGTCATTGAATAGCGGCATCGGGACTAGCCTCGCTGCCTCAGGGAACAGCTGCCGGTGAAAATGCCACTGAACGGGGATTGCAAAGAGACCGACAGGCGCGTCG encodes:
- a CDS encoding TonB-dependent receptor, translated to MNRPNRNLFAALSGISWLALCPPVMAQQNEAPATAVSEEDGSAPGDIVVMARKREERLQDVPLSISAISGDTVANERLFRISDYAGKIPNFSALQQNTRTSGLYIRGVGGNANNDGAEPGVGLIVDNVFFTHVGFSWLDFVDLDHVELVRGPQGTLLGKNTTIGALVVTTKKPSFDPGLELEGTVANRNRYEIRANATGPIAGDTLAYRVTFYNTKGDGWARNAYNGRKLLDLNRWAVRGQLLFENGNVTNRVIAEHYETSEYNNFYSPFADVNTLNDGTVRNGWERKMRTLFGYDPNYDFPNNANSDQLGLMKSKTNGLSNQLDVEIGDHTLTSVSAWRDYSYRPDHDSDLSPFSILKAGFDLDVSQLSQEIRLASPTGGAFDYQVGGYFLREKIDSNNRSRFQKDATTYFLSPLLPASVLDGVEYDQFGRARITSYAAFGQASWHVTDRATLTGGLRYTIETKEASNTGSSFGGETLPAGLEPYRAALVSAFGGPFLVEGKRTYRSFSWLINPSYKLTDDILAYASVSYGEKSGAANLSALPGRPLLIDPEKSTAYEIGIKTSFADRRGTFNVDLYWNDIKDYQAGQIDPDRLALGTYLGNAGSVRMRGVEFDAAYRIDRHFNLSLSGAYNDAIYKSYANAPAPIEYGSGILDLSGQRTGAPKWSGQASLNYEAPVTSNLNISAFVNQSYRSRTNLLNPLSVYGEQEGYGLTNAGLGIKDPDDRWSVQIWGRNLLDKIYAVGIQSANPVAPFFKIPGDRRTFGLTVKGRF
- a CDS encoding ImmA/IrrE family metallo-endopeptidase; this encodes MDLDSSKLRRGLREAGLSDQVIDAAWPSWWRDELAADPSGRAELRFALARKLGVSPKGLLGERVEFVWNDEAKFKHLSTEDGAQRAALTSFGVTIGRMLVRATPRPGSLEGLDAFLIREAMLTSQQFVDLGGLLALCWAVGIPVIHLRVFPLEAKSMHAMVVRVDDRFAILLGRDASYPAPIAFTLAHELGHAVLGHLRDAPALVDLKDPATVVEPDDQESEADQFALSLLTGRPDPEITTSLTSFNAPTLADAVIRAAPSYHIEPGTLALCVAHRTGAWPMAMSALKFIYGQPGPIWKDVNAYAGTQIDWGELGSESAEYLQNIMDIRG
- a CDS encoding bis-aminopropyl spermidine synthase family protein: MKQVDLRMAVNAVSDVVQNRPRPLREFDQIHMKTGDMVMQSEIVAEWANGKRLAFIGDGDAVSVCVAYLQARDVLDFGPSKITVYDFDERTVQAVKRFADRERLENLDAELYNCLDAFPDRRKYDCFYTNPPWGASNGGESVNVFVQRGIEAVNFEGEGMIVIADDDELTWPKEVLGNVQAYASQAGFYVSRMQRKLHEYHLDDAPDLKSCNLFVSARPGNAKRLRPSQAVTDPEKLKNFYGRSQEPWVHYVREKKKPDYGKAPEEEYALELLEKNK
- a CDS encoding ATP-binding protein: MPSYKVIYVTGAPASGKSSTMALLSEKVPGINVWEYGSRLTDFLKNRGSDLRNQDELRTRSASVAQPSDIDELDDELLSWTVASRLRGHTVIDSHPVTKEDYGFRVTAFSVDRFQSLHPTEIWLFYVAPELTVERIARDPAGRPSISIEEARMHSFAQASVACTFGIAVGCPVYMFDTAVDQTTLVDKLAIRLSE
- a CDS encoding ATP-binding protein; this encodes MIKGPVIAILGLSGSGKSYLGRSIARARPEYLRLSAGGLLRRSFHTTGEKLRTAEGDDVRENQTELAGALAEARAGQWKRPVLLEAHSFIDNDRELIDVPAEVMASLDLAGIILIDVPAEQIAARRTTDKRKRPQRSLAELKRQCARSKSLANDYASDLGIPLIAVNSGEKERVLTFLDALEAPPPTEAG